One window from the genome of Flavobacterium agricola encodes:
- a CDS encoding efflux RND transporter permease subunit → MKKFVQAIVTFSLRNTTFILLATLALLFAGVYALKHTPIEAFPDVTDTHTRIITQWQGRSAEEVEKMVTLPISKAMNGIPHKTTIRSISLFGLSVVTVQFDDTVDDFYAQQYVANKLNTIDLPEGTDSEIEPPSGATGEIFRYVIKSDLPIREVTTVQDWVIERELLSVPGVADVVSFGGEEKIYEIRINPIELQNYDLSPLDVYEAVSNSNINVGGDIIQQGEQAYVVRGIGLLDKIEDIGNITIAVNGSTPVLVKNVAEVVVSSKPRLGQVTYNEHEDIIEGIVLLLRGENPSEVIARIKDKIEELNTRILPENIQIEKLVDRTQLVNNTIYTVSKNLIEGILLVSLIVFIFLYNWKSTFIVASVIPLAFLFAIIMLRIQGLPANLISMGSLDFGLLLEGTLVIVETVFVALATMSHKVGPERFAKMSKLGAIKKSAGSVASYIFFALIILIVALLPIFSFEKVEGKMFSPLAFTLAYALLGSLILSLTYVPAMCKLLFTKNIEEKENFITRFFQKNIYNLFQYTFKHKKGTLIVFGIILVICGARFATYGSEFLPKLNEGAIYVRATLPNSINLTESMRLTKEMKTLIQENCDEIDYIFTQTGRPNDGTDPTGFFNIEFNVQLKDAKDWKRKMSKEDIIQEMRSKLEQYPGITFGFSQPIQDNVEEYVAGVKSALVVKIFGDDLYELEKYGFQVGDALKKVRGITDVNVYKNIGLPELSIQLHDNLMAKYGIPMSEVQAVIEMTIGGQAATSFYEAEKMFDVVIRFEEQYRDTPEKIGNILIPTSNGKNVPLSEIATISYKTGPAFIYREDNSRYIGVGFSIEGRDLGSTIEEAKAVVAKEVKLPKANNLEWAGEFESKERAAKQLAMVVPISLALILMLLYFNFGNMKDTCIGALTLAFAFIGGFLSLWVTNTIFGISAGIGFIILFGVATIDGIVLIGVIRDNLQQKMKLIEAIQHGVKSRIRPVVMIALMGSMGLLPAALSTGMGSEIQKPLAIMIVGGLICCLLLSFTVIPVVFYLVHRKEFKNK, encoded by the coding sequence ATGAAAAAGTTTGTACAAGCAATCGTAACTTTTTCGTTACGTAACACAACATTTATATTGTTAGCAACTTTGGCGTTATTGTTTGCTGGTGTTTATGCCTTAAAACATACGCCCATTGAAGCTTTTCCTGATGTAACCGACACGCACACGCGCATCATAACGCAATGGCAAGGCCGTAGCGCTGAAGAAGTAGAAAAAATGGTAACCTTACCAATTTCTAAAGCCATGAACGGCATTCCGCACAAAACAACCATTCGTTCTATTTCTCTTTTTGGTTTATCAGTGGTTACCGTACAATTTGATGATACGGTTGACGATTTTTATGCACAACAATATGTAGCAAATAAACTAAATACGATTGATTTACCCGAAGGAACTGATTCTGAAATAGAACCACCATCTGGTGCAACTGGCGAAATTTTTAGATACGTAATTAAAAGCGATTTACCCATTCGCGAAGTTACTACCGTGCAAGATTGGGTAATTGAACGTGAATTATTATCTGTGCCTGGTGTTGCCGATGTAGTTTCATTTGGAGGAGAAGAAAAAATTTATGAGATTCGAATCAATCCTATCGAATTACAAAATTATGATTTATCTCCTTTAGATGTTTACGAGGCGGTATCTAATTCCAACATTAACGTTGGGGGTGATATTATTCAGCAAGGCGAACAAGCATACGTGGTTCGCGGTATTGGTTTATTAGATAAAATAGAAGATATTGGGAATATTACCATTGCTGTAAACGGTTCTACCCCGGTTTTAGTTAAAAACGTAGCCGAAGTTGTGGTTTCAAGCAAACCGCGTTTAGGGCAAGTAACCTACAACGAACACGAAGATATTATTGAAGGTATTGTGCTTTTATTACGCGGCGAAAATCCGTCAGAAGTAATTGCGCGCATTAAAGATAAAATTGAAGAATTAAATACGCGTATTTTACCTGAAAACATTCAGATTGAAAAGTTGGTAGACAGAACCCAATTGGTAAACAACACCATTTATACCGTTTCTAAAAACTTGATAGAAGGTATTTTATTGGTTTCGCTAATTGTTTTTATCTTTTTATACAACTGGAAATCTACATTTATTGTTGCTTCAGTTATTCCGTTGGCATTCTTGTTTGCAATAATCATGTTACGCATTCAAGGGCTACCAGCCAATCTAATTTCTATGGGATCTTTAGATTTTGGCTTGTTACTAGAAGGAACCTTGGTTATTGTAGAAACCGTTTTTGTGGCACTAGCAACCATGTCGCATAAAGTTGGCCCAGAACGATTTGCTAAAATGAGTAAATTAGGAGCCATTAAAAAAAGTGCGGGTAGCGTAGCATCGTACATATTCTTTGCTTTAATTATTTTAATTGTAGCTTTATTACCTATTTTCTCGTTTGAAAAGGTTGAAGGTAAAATGTTTTCTCCGCTTGCGTTTACGTTGGCTTACGCCCTTTTAGGTTCTTTAATTTTAAGCTTAACCTACGTGCCTGCTATGTGTAAATTATTATTTACGAAGAACATAGAAGAAAAAGAAAATTTTATAACACGTTTCTTTCAAAAAAACATTTACAATTTATTTCAATATACATTCAAACATAAAAAAGGAACATTAATTGTTTTTGGAATTATTTTAGTTATTTGTGGTGCTCGTTTTGCAACTTACGGATCTGAATTTTTACCCAAATTAAACGAAGGTGCTATTTATGTACGTGCAACTTTACCAAACAGCATCAACTTAACCGAATCAATGCGTTTAACAAAGGAAATGAAAACATTGATTCAGGAAAATTGTGATGAAATAGATTATATTTTTACACAAACCGGACGCCCGAATGATGGTACCGATCCAACCGGCTTTTTTAATATAGAATTTAACGTGCAGTTAAAAGATGCTAAAGATTGGAAACGTAAAATGTCTAAAGAAGATATTATTCAAGAAATGCGCAGCAAGCTTGAACAATATCCAGGAATAACGTTTGGGTTTAGCCAACCTATTCAAGATAATGTGGAAGAATATGTGGCTGGAGTAAAAAGTGCTTTAGTTGTCAAAATTTTTGGTGATGATTTGTACGAATTAGAAAAATACGGATTTCAGGTTGGTGATGCACTTAAAAAAGTTCGCGGAATTACCGATGTAAACGTATATAAAAACATAGGTTTACCCGAGTTAAGTATTCAACTTCACGATAATTTAATGGCCAAATACGGTATTCCGATGTCTGAAGTTCAGGCAGTGATTGAAATGACCATTGGCGGGCAAGCAGCAACTTCATTTTATGAGGCAGAAAAAATGTTTGATGTAGTTATTCGTTTTGAAGAGCAATACCGTGACACGCCCGAAAAAATAGGCAACATTTTAATACCAACAAGCAACGGTAAAAATGTGCCTTTAAGTGAAATTGCTACCATAAGTTACAAAACCGGTCCTGCTTTTATTTATCGCGAAGATAACAGCCGTTATATTGGTGTAGGTTTTAGCATTGAAGGACGTGATTTAGGCAGTACCATTGAAGAAGCAAAAGCTGTTGTTGCTAAAGAAGTGAAACTTCCTAAAGCAAATAATTTAGAATGGGCTGGTGAATTTGAAAGTAAAGAACGCGCTGCCAAACAATTGGCAATGGTTGTTCCTATTTCATTAGCTTTAATTTTAATGTTACTATATTTTAACTTTGGTAACATGAAAGATACGTGCATTGGTGCATTAACCTTAGCATTTGCTTTTATTGGCGGTTTTTTATCTTTATGGGTAACTAATACCATATTTGGTATTTCTGCAGGAATTGGCTTTATTATATTATTTGGAGTTGCCACCATTGACGGAATTGTTTTAATTGGGGTGATTCGTGATAATTTACAGCAAAAAATGAAGTTGATTGAAGCCATACAACACGGCGTAAAATCGAGAATTAGACCGGTTGTGATGATTGCTTTAATGGGCTCTATGGGCTTATTACCAGCAGCTTTATCTACCGGAATGGGTTCTGAAATTCAGAAACCGTTAGCCATAATGATTGTGGGCGGACTAATATGTTGTTTGTTATTATCGTTCACCGTGATTCCGGTAGTATTTTATTTGGTACACAGAAAAGAATTTAAAAATAAGTAA
- a CDS encoding ABC transporter permease, whose amino-acid sequence MLKKIFSYLSLIFETAKKETQLIFKDSAVVEIYMFFVVLIYFFYTYVYSPEIFTKLPIAFVDEDQTTETLKLKRMLNATESLDIAYEANSLLEAKYLFEEGKVNGVILIPKNFSQDLQKSGTSPSIGIYCDASYMLYYDKTFEAVTNVLQAYMGDIQLKQTMMSGVPMKEAVASSSPFSINATPLYNLNEGYAIFIIPVVIIIALQTLQLTGMGVLYGTLRERKTFVSNFAMAKVKFGYFFMTIGRCLPYLVISMLMLLLGIEVVFHIFTIPQRGNLFEIMVFLVPVVLAITFLGMVLMNLFRNREDTIMVVTVFSIPSLMMAGVSYPVVAYPLWIKVVAVFFPSTIAVKGFLALSQAGASLLEIQDIFMQMWMVCIFYFILAVWTNRKFLYREE is encoded by the coding sequence ATGCTTAAAAAAATATTTAGTTATCTTTCTTTAATTTTTGAAACCGCAAAGAAAGAAACACAGCTTATTTTTAAAGATTCGGCAGTTGTAGAAATTTACATGTTTTTTGTTGTTCTAATCTATTTCTTTTATACTTACGTATATAGCCCAGAAATATTTACAAAATTACCTATTGCTTTTGTAGATGAAGATCAAACAACCGAAACGCTGAAGCTGAAGCGCATGTTAAATGCAACAGAATCTTTAGATATTGCGTACGAAGCTAATAGCTTGTTAGAAGCAAAGTATTTGTTTGAAGAAGGTAAGGTTAACGGAGTTATCTTAATTCCTAAAAACTTTTCTCAAGATCTTCAAAAAAGTGGAACTTCGCCATCAATTGGTATTTATTGTGACGCATCTTATATGTTGTATTACGATAAAACTTTTGAAGCCGTTACTAACGTTTTACAAGCGTATATGGGCGATATTCAGCTAAAACAAACGATGATGAGTGGGGTGCCTATGAAAGAAGCAGTTGCTTCGAGCTCGCCGTTTAGCATTAATGCAACCCCATTGTATAACTTAAACGAGGGTTATGCCATTTTCATTATTCCTGTTGTAATTATTATTGCACTGCAAACGTTACAACTTACCGGAATGGGTGTTTTATACGGAACTTTGCGCGAGCGAAAAACCTTTGTTTCTAACTTTGCAATGGCAAAAGTGAAATTTGGTTATTTCTTTATGACTATTGGGCGATGCTTGCCTTATTTGGTTATATCCATGCTTATGTTATTGCTCGGAATAGAAGTTGTTTTTCATATATTTACCATTCCGCAACGGGGTAATTTATTTGAAATTATGGTTTTCTTAGTTCCTGTTGTTTTGGCCATTACTTTTTTAGGCATGGTTTTAATGAATTTATTTAGAAATCGCGAAGATACCATTATGGTAGTTACCGTTTTTTCAATTCCTTCGTTAATGATGGCTGGGGTTTCATATCCAGTTGTAGCTTATCCTTTATGGATTAAAGTTGTGGCAGTATTTTTTCCGAGTACCATTGCTGTTAAAGGCTTTTTAGCGTTAAGCCAAGCAGGAGCAAGTTTGTTAGAAATTCAAGACATATTCATGCAAATGTGGATGGTTTGTATTTTCTATTTTATCCTTGCTGTTTGGACTAACAGAAAGTTTTTATATAGAGAAGAATAA
- a CDS encoding ABC transporter permease, whose amino-acid sequence MIKNFLNIFKNEWIKLFSSPRLLALIFGIPFFVFIYYSSLMSQGVPTKLPVAILDQDNTPISRQLGLMLNATATIDLAYTVNDELEGESLVRRNDAYAFIIIPKDFQKNIQKGNNSTVSCFYNGQYLLSGAIILKDFQTVAQTFMAGVVLEKLEQKGLSPGQAMESILPINMDIHVLYNPFTNYGYYLNIAFMPMALQIMIIIFSVYTFGLVLKHKQGNDLLDQAGGNIYVVILGKILPYTIVFFVLGFFMNSLLYYKNGVPLRASFFGVNLLFFVFVIVCQCISLFIVSIATSFRAALTIGGDYAALAFSFAGYTFPAFGMYKMIEYLCYVFPFTSYMRFIVDYAVRGVTFNDAQKGYLIAFAVFAVFGVIGIPLYHRRLKKGGYNA is encoded by the coding sequence GTGATAAAAAACTTTTTAAATATATTTAAAAACGAATGGATTAAGCTTTTCTCTTCGCCACGTTTGTTGGCGCTTATATTTGGTATTCCATTTTTTGTTTTTATTTATTATTCATCCTTAATGAGCCAAGGCGTACCTACTAAACTTCCCGTAGCTATTTTAGATCAAGACAATACGCCAATTTCTAGGCAATTGGGTTTAATGCTTAATGCAACCGCAACTATTGATTTGGCTTACACGGTAAACGATGAGTTAGAAGGGGAAAGTTTGGTTCGCAGAAACGATGCGTATGCCTTTATTATTATTCCGAAAGATTTTCAGAAAAATATTCAAAAAGGAAACAATTCAACCGTTTCTTGCTTTTATAATGGGCAATATCTTTTATCGGGCGCTATTATCTTAAAAGATTTTCAAACTGTAGCTCAAACTTTTATGGCTGGGGTTGTACTCGAAAAATTAGAGCAAAAGGGATTATCTCCTGGTCAAGCTATGGAATCTATTTTGCCAATTAATATGGATATACACGTTTTGTATAATCCATTTACCAATTATGGCTATTATTTAAATATCGCTTTTATGCCCATGGCATTGCAAATTATGATAATCATTTTCTCAGTTTATACCTTTGGTTTGGTATTAAAACACAAACAAGGAAATGATTTGTTAGATCAAGCCGGTGGAAATATTTACGTAGTTATTTTAGGTAAAATATTGCCTTATACCATTGTGTTTTTTGTTTTAGGCTTTTTTATGAATAGCTTGTTGTATTACAAAAATGGCGTGCCTTTACGTGCTAGCTTTTTTGGTGTAAACTTATTGTTTTTTGTTTTTGTCATTGTTTGTCAGTGTATATCGTTATTTATAGTCTCAATTGCAACAAGCTTTAGAGCAGCCTTAACCATTGGTGGCGATTATGCAGCTTTAGCTTTTTCGTTTGCAGGTTATACATTTCCGGCATTTGGAATGTACAAAATGATAGAATATTTATGTTACGTTTTTCCATTTACCTCGTACATGCGTTTTATTGTAGATTATGCAGTTCGTGGTGTAACATTTAATGATGCACAAAAAGGATATTTAATTGCTTTTGCAGTTTTTGCTGTGTTTGGTGTAATTGGAATACCATTATATCACAGAAGATTAAAGAAAGGAGGATATAATGCTTAA
- a CDS encoding HlyD family secretion protein, which translates to MKNKVINALLGVFVILVILGVSLWYMSAPSVAYLQGQVEATQINVASKIPGRIEQILVKEGDVVENDQLLAVISTPEIDAQLAQVEAVRTAAEALNKKVDAGARSQEILATYNLWQQAKAASELAKKTYDRIENLYKEKVVPAQQRDQAYTQYQVALNAESAAHANYDMVKSGARSEDKVAAKAQVSQAQDVVNAVNILKSEGHVKAPRKGEVLTIMPNSGEIVNMGYPIINLVDLEDIWVNFNVKEVLLSKFKMGTKFKAMIPGLDNQVFEFEVKYVAAQGNYATWNATKSLGDFDMKTFLIKAYPVTKIDGLRPGMSALVNEADLK; encoded by the coding sequence ATGAAAAATAAAGTAATAAATGCGCTATTAGGCGTTTTTGTAATTCTTGTAATTTTAGGAGTTTCATTATGGTACATGAGCGCTCCTTCGGTTGCTTATTTACAAGGTCAGGTAGAAGCTACACAAATTAATGTAGCATCTAAAATTCCTGGTAGAATTGAACAAATCTTGGTTAAAGAAGGTGATGTTGTAGAAAACGATCAGTTGTTGGCTGTAATTAGTACGCCAGAAATTGATGCGCAATTAGCTCAAGTAGAAGCTGTACGTACTGCTGCGGAAGCTTTAAATAAAAAAGTTGATGCAGGTGCGCGTTCACAAGAAATTTTAGCTACCTATAACCTTTGGCAACAAGCTAAAGCAGCTTCTGAATTAGCTAAAAAAACATACGATCGTATCGAAAATTTATATAAAGAAAAAGTAGTGCCTGCACAACAACGCGATCAGGCATATACGCAATATCAAGTTGCATTAAATGCAGAAAGTGCGGCTCATGCTAATTACGATATGGTAAAAAGCGGCGCACGTTCAGAAGATAAAGTTGCAGCCAAAGCTCAAGTTAGCCAAGCACAAGATGTGGTAAATGCCGTAAACATTTTAAAAAGTGAAGGCCATGTTAAGGCGCCTCGTAAAGGTGAGGTTTTAACCATTATGCCTAATAGCGGAGAAATTGTAAACATGGGTTATCCAATTATCAACTTAGTTGATTTAGAAGATATTTGGGTGAATTTTAATGTAAAAGAAGTTTTACTTTCTAAATTTAAAATGGGTACAAAGTTTAAAGCCATGATTCCAGGCTTAGATAACCAAGTATTTGAATTTGAAGTAAAATATGTGGCTGCTCAAGGAAATTATGCAACTTGGAATGCAACCAAATCTTTAGGAGATTTTGATATGAAAACGTTTTTAATCAAAGCTTATCCTGTAACTAAAATAGATGGATTAAGACCCGGAATGAGTGCTTTAGTAAATGAAGCAGATTTAAAATAA
- a CDS encoding TolC family protein, translated as MAYFNTCFKFGFGVIAALALTPNANAQSLSFTDAYNQMYNENSSLKAVHKQDEAVKFTAKSFKGLRYPSINAYALGVAFDRSLGFDLNPIRNGAAGLLQLPNPDVLGDWQVPITKKEMAFAGFNALWPIFTGGKINAAVKAGAIESEIAEKDVVGTQNRLITELAERYFQVKLADEAFLVRKQVLKGMEKHLYDATKLEENGIIAPVEKLLANVAVSEANREVLAAEKDKALARVALANTLEMNGIDETLTTDFFTAIDVQPLDFYKKSAIENFPELQKIALQKDLADQGVKLKQAIYYPNVVAFGQTTLLHNDPIGLGLLDSSKQRPWMVGVGVTYNLFSGLKGQNELKAAKATRESVDFLEAKAKKDVATLVEKVYQALQKSEDEISNLKVQEELATELLRVRNLAFIEGLATTTDVVDAENNLSGVKLLILNAKFAYTVSLATLLELSGQSNEFLKYTN; from the coding sequence ATGGCGTATTTTAATACATGTTTTAAATTTGGATTTGGAGTTATAGCAGCACTTGCCTTAACCCCAAATGCAAACGCGCAAAGCCTTTCGTTTACAGATGCCTACAACCAAATGTACAACGAAAATAGTTCTTTAAAAGCCGTGCATAAACAAGACGAAGCCGTTAAGTTTACTGCCAAATCTTTTAAAGGCTTGCGTTATCCTTCAATAAACGCTTACGCGCTAGGCGTAGCTTTCGACCGTAGCTTGGGGTTTGATTTAAATCCAATTCGTAACGGAGCAGCTGGTTTATTGCAATTACCTAATCCTGATGTTTTAGGAGATTGGCAAGTACCAATTACCAAAAAAGAAATGGCTTTTGCCGGGTTTAATGCCTTGTGGCCTATTTTTACAGGAGGTAAGATTAATGCAGCTGTTAAAGCTGGTGCAATTGAAAGTGAAATAGCTGAAAAAGATGTAGTAGGCACTCAAAACCGATTAATTACCGAATTGGCAGAACGTTATTTTCAGGTTAAATTGGCGGACGAGGCTTTCTTGGTACGAAAACAAGTGCTTAAAGGCATGGAAAAACATTTGTATGATGCAACTAAATTGGAAGAAAACGGAATTATTGCTCCGGTAGAAAAACTTTTAGCAAATGTTGCCGTTTCTGAAGCAAATCGTGAAGTACTTGCTGCCGAAAAAGATAAAGCTTTAGCACGCGTTGCTTTAGCAAATACTTTAGAAATGAATGGGATTGATGAAACTTTAACCACCGATTTTTTTACAGCTATCGATGTGCAACCTTTAGATTTTTACAAAAAAAGTGCGATTGAAAATTTTCCTGAATTGCAAAAAATCGCTTTACAAAAAGATTTAGCCGATCAAGGGGTAAAACTTAAACAAGCTATTTATTACCCTAATGTAGTTGCTTTTGGGCAAACAACTTTGTTGCATAACGATCCAATTGGTTTAGGTTTATTAGATTCTTCTAAACAGCGACCATGGATGGTTGGTGTTGGCGTAACGTACAATCTTTTTAGCGGTTTAAAAGGTCAGAATGAATTAAAAGCTGCTAAAGCAACCCGAGAAAGTGTTGATTTTTTAGAAGCGAAAGCTAAGAAAGATGTAGCAACGTTAGTTGAAAAAGTTTATCAAGCACTACAAAAAAGTGAAGATGAAATTAGTAACTTAAAAGTGCAAGAAGAACTGGCTACTGAACTTTTACGTGTGCGTAATTTAGCTTTTATTGAAGGCTTAGCAACTACAACTGATGTTGTTGATGCCGAAAATAACTTATCTGGGGTTAAACTATTAATCTTAAATGCAAAATTTGCTTATACCGTTTCTTTAGCAACATTATTAGAATTAAGTGGACAAAGTAATGAGTTTTTAAAATATACAAACTAA